The following coding sequences lie in one Arachis hypogaea cultivar Tifrunner chromosome 9, arahy.Tifrunner.gnm2.J5K5, whole genome shotgun sequence genomic window:
- the LOC112709773 gene encoding uncharacterized protein isoform X1, with protein sequence MDWFSWLSKAGLDPSLVYEYGLLFSHNELEEEDIKYFNHEFLQSMGISIAKHRLEILKLVHRNKAATAATAKKYKTNNYPTILHVSRIMHAFKKTRRCLSSYLKTMIGCEDSTLAVVPIPRPCSSYGTTAKWKSAVLKRSNTKNQNNYHYHHHHHHQERLLLTNGSPITSSTMVVPALPAPDGFYSSPMVYHFQKEEKMDAGDDDDGYWSSAVQDFRWDSMFQDLKPN encoded by the coding sequence ATGGATTGGTTCTCATGGCTTTCAAAAGCAGGCCTTGATCCTTCCCTAGTATATGAATACGGACTACTCTTTTCACACAAcgagcttgaagaagaagacatcaAGTACTTCAACCACGAGTTCCTCCAGAGCATGGGGATCTCCATAGCCAAGCACAGGCTGGAGATCCTCAAGCTCGTTCATCGGAACAAGGCCGCCACCGCGGCAACGGCGAAGAAGTACAAAACCAATAATTACCCGACGATACTCCATGTTTCAAGGATCATGCATGCATTCAAGAAGACAAGAAGGTGCTTGTCAAGTTACTTGAAAACAATGATTGGTTGCGAGGACTCCACGCTCGCCGTGGTTCCAATACCAAGGCCTTGTTCTTCGTATGGAACCACGGCGAAGTGGAAGAGCGCGGTGTTGAAGAGGAGCAACACCAAGAATCAAAAcaattatcattatcatcatcatcatcatcatcaagagaGGCTGTTGCTTACAAATGGAAGCCCTATaacatcatcaacaatggtgGTTCCTGCATTACCTGCTCCTGATGGATTCTATAGTAGTCCAATGGTTTACCATTTCCAGAAGGAAGAGAAGATGGACGCCGGCGATGACGACGACGGATATTGGTCTTCTGCGGTTCAAGATTTCAGGTGGGATAGTATGTTCCAAGATCTAAAGCCTAACTGA
- the LOC112709773 gene encoding uncharacterized protein isoform X3, whose protein sequence is MDWFSWLSKAGLDPSLVYEYGLLFSHNELEEEDIKYFNHEFLQSMGISIAKHRLEILKLVHRNKAATAATAKKYKTNNYPTILHVSRIMHAFKKTRRCLSSYLKTMIGCEDSTLAVVPIPRPCSSYGTTAKWKSAVLKRSNTKNQNNYHYHHHHHHQERLLLTNGSPITSSTMVVPALPAPDGFYSSPMVYHFQKEEKMDAGDDDDGYWSSAVQDFRGHGNIIIV, encoded by the exons ATGGATTGGTTCTCATGGCTTTCAAAAGCAGGCCTTGATCCTTCCCTAGTATATGAATACGGACTACTCTTTTCACACAAcgagcttgaagaagaagacatcaAGTACTTCAACCACGAGTTCCTCCAGAGCATGGGGATCTCCATAGCCAAGCACAGGCTGGAGATCCTCAAGCTCGTTCATCGGAACAAGGCCGCCACCGCGGCAACGGCGAAGAAGTACAAAACCAATAATTACCCGACGATACTCCATGTTTCAAGGATCATGCATGCATTCAAGAAGACAAGAAGGTGCTTGTCAAGTTACTTGAAAACAATGATTGGTTGCGAGGACTCCACGCTCGCCGTGGTTCCAATACCAAGGCCTTGTTCTTCGTATGGAACCACGGCGAAGTGGAAGAGCGCGGTGTTGAAGAGGAGCAACACCAAGAATCAAAAcaattatcattatcatcatcatcatcatcatcaagagaGGCTGTTGCTTACAAATGGAAGCCCTATaacatcatcaacaatggtgGTTCCTGCATTACCTGCTCCTGATGGATTCTATAGTAGTCCAATGGTTTACCATTTCCAGAAGGAAGAGAAGATGGACGCCGGCGATGACGACGACGGATATTGGTCTTCTGCGGTTCAAGATTTCAG AGGCCATGGCAACATCATTATTGTCTGA
- the LOC112709773 gene encoding uncharacterized protein isoform X2 produces MDWFSWLSKAGLDPSLVYEYGLLFSHNELEEEDIKYFNHEFLQSMGISIAKHRLEILKLVHRNKAATAATAKKYKTNNYPTILHVSRIMHAFKKTRRCLSSYLKTMIGCEDSTLAVVPIPRPCSSYGTTAKWKSAVLKRSNTKNQNNYHYHHHHHHQERLLLTNGSPITSSTMVVPALPAPDGFYSSPMVYHFQKEEKMDAGDDDDGYWSSAVQDFRRGHGNIIIV; encoded by the exons ATGGATTGGTTCTCATGGCTTTCAAAAGCAGGCCTTGATCCTTCCCTAGTATATGAATACGGACTACTCTTTTCACACAAcgagcttgaagaagaagacatcaAGTACTTCAACCACGAGTTCCTCCAGAGCATGGGGATCTCCATAGCCAAGCACAGGCTGGAGATCCTCAAGCTCGTTCATCGGAACAAGGCCGCCACCGCGGCAACGGCGAAGAAGTACAAAACCAATAATTACCCGACGATACTCCATGTTTCAAGGATCATGCATGCATTCAAGAAGACAAGAAGGTGCTTGTCAAGTTACTTGAAAACAATGATTGGTTGCGAGGACTCCACGCTCGCCGTGGTTCCAATACCAAGGCCTTGTTCTTCGTATGGAACCACGGCGAAGTGGAAGAGCGCGGTGTTGAAGAGGAGCAACACCAAGAATCAAAAcaattatcattatcatcatcatcatcatcatcaagagaGGCTGTTGCTTACAAATGGAAGCCCTATaacatcatcaacaatggtgGTTCCTGCATTACCTGCTCCTGATGGATTCTATAGTAGTCCAATGGTTTACCATTTCCAGAAGGAAGAGAAGATGGACGCCGGCGATGACGACGACGGATATTGGTCTTCTGCGGTTCAAGATTTCAG AAGAGGCCATGGCAACATCATTATTGTCTGA
- the LOC112709771 gene encoding mediator of RNA polymerase II transcription subunit 15a, translating into MDANNWRPNQGNEPTMDAIDWRSQLSTESRQRIVNKIMETLKKHLPVPGGPLVEVQNIAQRFEEKIYTAATSQTDYLRKISTKMLTIETKSQNTIAANNMPSNQAGPSNSPSDQGLVMQQHSINLPNQPQQRQQILSQNIQSSNVSSQTNLPPVSSLAQTSSQNIGQNSNIQNMTGQNTVGSTIGQNSNVLDMFSGSQRQMTGRQQVVPQQQQQQPQNAQQYLYQQQFMKPKFQLQSQMHPQQQQNLLQPNQIQPSLMQSSPLSSLPQNQQSHNVQQSSQSMIQQTSQVMRHQQQQNSIIHQQQTPLTQPLMMPLQQQQQLHQLMGSQSNVTNMQHPQMLGPQNNVGDIQQQQRLLSQQNNLTNLQQLQQQQPLLNQQSNLANMNQQQLGNTVPGLRQQRLIGPESGNPGMQTRQHSAHMLQQTKVPLQQHSQQNGLLPSQAQQPRPQAAQQQLMPQINSQPSQSHLQLGSQQQPDPLQRDMQQGLQPSGSLIEQQNVLDHQKQIYQSQRAFPETSSSLDSPVQTVQPSGGDWQEEVYQKIKTMKESYLPELREIYQRVVVKYQQHESLHQQARPEQADKFGQFKVSLNRMMDFLQIPKNKIQPALKEKVGAYEKMIIGFIHNYRPRKGMSSTQLGQLPPPHTHPMSQPQSQVTQLQSHENQINSQLHQSNLPGSVATMPQNNITSLQHNSNSGLSAGQQNMMNSMQPGSNMDPGQGNSTNSLQQVPVSSLQQNPVSTPQQTNLNSMSLQGGMNVVQQNLNILQVGSNMLQHQQLKHQQDQKMLQNQQFKQYQHRQMMQRQQSLQQQQQQHQLHQPGKQQLSAMQTHQMAQLPQMNDINDIKFRQGMGAKPGVLQQHLTPGQHSTYSHQQLKQGAPFSASSPQFFQAASPQIPQNSSPQVEQQNHAAASLTKVGTPLQSSNSPFVGPTPSPPLAPSPMPADSEKQVSGVSSVSNVASVGQQQAGAVGALTQSLAIGTPGISASPLLAEFSGLDGAQGNAAAPSGKSTVTEQPIERLTRLVKSMSSKALSAAVSDIASIVSMNDRIAGSAPGNGSRSSVGEDLVSMTNFHLQGRNLLTQDGPNGTKKMKRDTSAKPLNIVSSDGGLNDSTKHLSDSEASDMDSTATSSAKRPKIEVNHALMEEIREINNQLVDTVVNLTNEDINSTVAAEAAEGTLVKCSYTAMALSASLKSQYASAQSPVQPLRLFVPANYPSVPPIFLDKFPGECSKDDDDLSAKTKSRFSLCLRLTQPMSLREIARTWGDCARAVISEQAQKAGVGGTFSSNYGGWEDCLTFD; encoded by the exons AATGGAAACGTTAAAAAAACATCTTCCTGTCCCTGGTGGTCCATTAGTTGAAGTTCAGAACATTGCTCAAAGGTTCGAAGAGAAAATTTATACTGCAGCAACAAGCCAG ACAGATTATCTACGGAAAATATCTACGAAGATGCTCACAATTGAGACTAAATCCCAAAACACAATTGCTGCTAACAATATGCCATCAAATCAAGCTGGTCCTAGCAATAGCCCTTCAGATCAAG GACTAGTTATGCAGCAACATTCTATTAATTTGCCCAATCAGCCGCAGCAGCGACAACAGATTCTATCTCAAAACATTCAAAGCAGCAATGTTTCATCTCAAACTAACCTTCCACCTGTATCTAGTTTGGCCCAGACGAGCAGCCAAAATATTGGCCAGAATTCCAACATACAGAATATGACTGGGCAGAATACAGTGGGAAGCACAATTGGCCAGAATTCCAATGTTCTGGATATGTTTTCTGGATCTCAGAGACAGATGACAGGAAGGCAGCAGGTTGTTcctcaacaacaacagcaacagcCACAGAATGCGCAGCAGTATCTTTATCAGCAGCAGTTCATGAAGCCGAAGTTTCAGCTGCAATCTCAGATGCATCCGCAACAGCAGCAAAACCTACTGCAACCAAATCAGATTCAACCTTCCTTGATGCAATCATCTCCTCTGTCTAGCCTTCCCCAGAATCAACAATCACATAATGTTCAGCAGTCATCTCAGTCCATGATTCAGCAAACTTCCCAAGTTATGAGGCATCAACAACAACAGAATTCTATTATTCATCAACAGCAAACACCTTTGACTCAACCGCTAATGATGCCTTTGCAGCAGCAACAGCAGCTGCATCAACTTATGGGATCACAATCAAATGTAACAAACATGCAACATCCTCAGATGCTTGGGCCACAGAACAATGTTGGTGATATACAGCAACAACAGAGGTTGCTTTCACAACAGAACAATCTTACAAATTTGCAACAGCTGCAACAACAGCAACCGTTATTGAATCAGCAAAGTAACCTAGCAAATATGAATCAGCAGCAACTAGGAAATACTGTCCCTGGGTTACGGCAGCAACGGTTGATTGGACCTGAATCTGGCAACCCAGGCATGCAAACCAGGCAACACTCTGCACACATGCTGCAACAAACAAAGGTTCCATTGCAGCAGCATTCACAACAAAATGGACTGTTGCCATCTCAAGCTCAGCAACCAAGGCCACAGGCAGCACAGCAGCAATTGATGCCTCAGATTAACTCTCAGCCATCACAGTCTCATCTGCAGTTGGGTTCACAGCAGCAGCCAGATCCCTTGCAGCGAGATATGCAACAAGGACTTCAACCATCAGGGTCCCTAATTGAACAGCAAAATGTTCTTGATCACCAGAAACAGATTTATCAATCTCAGAGAGCTTTTCCAGAAACATCAA GTTCTCTGGATTCTCCGGTGCAGACTGTTCAGCCAAGTGGGGGTGATTGGCAAGAAGAAGTGTACCAAAAG ATCAAAACCATGAAAGAGAGCTACTTGCCAGAGCTGCGTGAAATATATCAGAGGGTTGTTGTTAAATATCAGCAG CATGAATCTCTTCACCAACAAGCAAGGCCAGAACAAGCTGATAAGTTTGGGCAATTCAAAGTTAGCTTGAACAGGATGATGGATTTCCTACAGATACCCAAGAACAAAATTCAACCTGCTCTCAAGGAAAAAGTGGGAGCATATGAGAAGATGATCATAGGTTTCATACATAATTATAGGCCTAGGAAAGGTATGTCGTCAACACAACTTGGGCAGCTTCCTCCTCCACATACACACCCTATGTCACAGCCACAATCCCAAGTTACTCAATTGCAGTCTcatgaaaatcaaataaattcTCAGTTACACCAATCAAATTTGCCAGGTTCTGTGGCTACAATGCCACAGAATAATATTACAAGCTTGCAGCATAATTCAAATTCTGGTTTGTCAGCCGGACAGCAGAACATGATGAATTCAATGCAACCTGGTTCCAATATGGATCCTGGACAAGGGAATTCTACAAACTCCCTTCAACAGGTTCCAGTGAGCTCCCTTCAACAGAACCCTGTTAGTACTCCCCAGCAGACTAACTTGAATTCCATGTCACTGCAAGGTGGCATGAATGTCGTCCAACAAAATTTGAATATCCTTCAGGTTGGTTCCAATATGCTTCAACACCAGCAACTGAAACATCAGCAGGATCAGAAAATGCTGCAAAATCAGCAATTCAAGCAATATCAGCATCGTCAAATGATGCAGAGGCAGCAGAGCCTTCAGCAACAACAGCAGCAGCATCAACTTCACCAGCCTGGAAAGCAACAATTGTCTGCAATGCAGACACATCAAATGGCGCAGCTTCCCCAGATGAACGATATAAATGATATCAAATTCAGACAAGGAATGGGTGCTAAGCCAGGGGTACTTCAGCAACATCTTACCCCGGGCCAACACTCAACTTATTCCCATCAGCAGTTGAAACAAGGGGCTCCATTTTCAGCTTCGTCACCCCAATTCTTCCAGGCTGCATCTCCTCAGATTCCACAAAACTCATCTCCCCAGGTTGAGCAGCAAAACCATGCTGCTGCATCTCTAACAAAAGTTGGAACTCCTCTTCAATCTTCTAACTCTCCTTTTGTGGGCCCCACTCCTTCACCTCCCTTGGCTCCATCTCCTATGCCAGCAGATTCTGAGAAGCAAGTTTCTGGTGTTTCATCAGTATCAAATGTTGCAAGTGTCGGACAACAACAGGCAGGGGCCGTAGGAGCACTGACTCAGTCCCTTGCCATTGGGACTCCTGGGATATCAGCCTCTCCTTTATTGGCAGAGTTCAGTGGTCTAGATGGTGCTCAAGGTAATGCTGCAGCTCCTTCTGGGAAGTCGACTGTTACAGAGCAGCCTATTGAACGCCTAACTAGATTG GTGAAATCGATGTCATCTAAAGCATTAAGTGCTGCTGTTAGTGATATTGCTTCCATTGTCAGCATGAATGATAGAATAGCAGGATCAGCTCCAGGCAATGGATCAAGATCTTCTGTTGGTGAGGACTTGGTTTCCATGACTAATTTTCATCTTCAGGGTAGAAATCTTCTTACCCAAGATGGTCCCAATGGAACTAAGAAAATGAAGCGTGACACCAGTGCCAAACCCTTGAATATTGTATCATCTGATGGTGGCTTGAATGATAGTACCAAGCATTTAAGTGATTCCGAGGCTTCTGATATGGATTCAACTGCAACATCTAGTGCCAAGAGGCCAAAGATTGAG GTTAATCATGCCCTTATGGAGGAAATAAGGGAGATCAATAACCAACTTGTTGACACAGTCGTAAACTTGACCAATGAAGACATTAATTCAACTGTAGCAGCAGAAGCTGCAGAAGGCACCTTGGTTAAATGTTCTTACACTGCCATGGCTCTGAGTGCAAGCTTAAAATCCCAATATGCTTCAGCACAG TCACCAGTTCAACCCCTGCGCTTGTTTGTTCCAGCTAATTATCCTAGTGTTCCTCCTATTTTCCTAGACAAGTTTCCAGGTGAATGCAG TAAGGATGATGATGATCTTTCGGCAAAGACAAAATCTAGGTTTAGCTTATGTTTACGTTTAACGCAACCTATGTCCCTTAGGGAGATAGCAAGGACTTGGGGTGACTGTGCTCGCGCTGTTATTTCTGAACAGGCACAAAAGGCTGGTGTAGGAGGAACCTTCAGCTCAAACTATGGGGGTTGGGAGGATTGCTTGACCTTTGATTGA